A genomic region of Janthinobacterium lividum contains the following coding sequences:
- a CDS encoding energy transducer TonB encodes MKRDDMMKMAASESSGAAQWWRRWGGVAGGVLLAGALAALVWYLLSDTAATKREVAAPPMLMLPPPPPPPPEPEKLPEPTPDKVVPEVSEPEPTPADKPMDDAPESPSPDKGDPVTIDGAAQAGSDAFGIQAGRGGGMTGGGGGGGLGAGSYGRYVANALQLAFARDPRTRQLAFADIRVDLWLDTEGKTTKVQLVQGTGNAQTDEQVLAMVRDFRADERPPASLRFPARVSIKGRRP; translated from the coding sequence GTGAAGCGTGACGACATGATGAAGATGGCCGCCTCGGAATCGTCGGGCGCGGCGCAGTGGTGGCGCCGCTGGGGCGGCGTGGCCGGCGGCGTGCTGCTGGCTGGCGCGCTGGCCGCGCTGGTCTGGTATTTGCTGTCGGACACGGCAGCCACCAAGCGCGAAGTGGCGGCGCCGCCGATGCTGATGCTGCCTCCTCCGCCGCCACCGCCACCGGAACCGGAAAAACTGCCGGAACCGACGCCGGACAAGGTGGTGCCGGAAGTGTCGGAGCCGGAACCGACGCCGGCCGACAAGCCCATGGATGACGCGCCGGAAAGCCCGTCGCCGGACAAGGGCGACCCCGTCACCATCGACGGCGCGGCGCAGGCCGGCAGCGATGCCTTCGGCATCCAGGCCGGGCGCGGCGGCGGCATGACGGGCGGCGGCGGTGGCGGCGGCCTCGGTGCGGGATCGTATGGCCGCTATGTGGCCAACGCGCTGCAGCTGGCCTTTGCCCGCGACCCGCGCACGCGCCAGCTGGCGTTTGCCGACATCCGCGTCGACCTGTGGCTCGATACGGAAGGCAAGACGACGAAGGTGCAGCTGGTGCAAGGCACGGGCAATGCGCAGACGGATGAGCAAGTGCTGGCCATGGTGCGCGACTTCCGCGCCGATGAGCGGCCACCGGCATCCCTGCGTTTCCCGGCCCGCGTATCCATCAAAGGCCGCCGGCCATAG
- a CDS encoding YbjN domain-containing protein, with amino-acid sequence MENTNSLLTTLNAEQTAEAIKAAGCAVTSIEHDGVVRLHSASHGIGFQVLWGNEASPGQYADLTLSCPLRVQGGDLPAGLLAEWHRSKRFARVAQHGDFVVLEMDVLVAGGVSREYLNINLQLWTQMMGQFFLFLRNFTPADTSTAPLVEAANVAEEETVPA; translated from the coding sequence ATGGAAAACACGAATAGCTTGCTGACCACCCTGAATGCGGAACAAACGGCCGAGGCCATCAAGGCGGCCGGCTGCGCCGTCACCAGCATCGAACACGACGGCGTCGTGCGCCTGCACAGCGCCAGCCATGGCATCGGCTTTCAGGTGCTGTGGGGCAATGAAGCATCGCCTGGCCAGTATGCGGATCTGACCCTGAGCTGCCCGCTGCGCGTGCAGGGCGGCGACTTGCCGGCCGGCTTGCTGGCCGAATGGCACCGCAGCAAGCGTTTTGCCCGCGTAGCCCAGCATGGCGATTTCGTCGTGCTGGAAATGGATGTACTGGTCGCCGGTGGCGTCAGCCGCGAGTACCTGAATATCAATCTGCAACTGTGGACGCAGATGATGGGCCAGTTCTTCTTGTTTTTGCGCAACTTTACGCCGGCCGATACGAGCACCGCTCCGCTCGTCGAAGCCGCCAACGTGGCAGAAGAAGAAACTGTGCCGGCCTGA
- a CDS encoding FecR family protein: MTEQAEDDMGVIEQEAQAWVVRLASGQVSERDAQVFRHWCARSRKHANAFAEARAVWGAMAPAARAVKRAQTPVNVARRAWLGGAVAASLGLLVLRPPTDLWPAVAGLAADYATGTGEQREVALDGGVLVQMNTQTRLDAAPLQDGAASLVLLAGEAEFQAGLRGAARVRVQAGDGTVSAGSARFNIRLFGQEVCVTCLAGRLRVAQAGNDAELAAGQQLRYRPEHFGIARAVAKGDVSAWRQRLLVFKQSTLAEVVDEVNRYRPGKLILNGEALKHTRVQASFSLDRLDDVIALIQDAYGARVTRLPGGIVLFG, encoded by the coding sequence ATGACTGAACAAGCGGAAGACGACATGGGTGTCATCGAACAGGAAGCGCAGGCGTGGGTGGTGCGCCTGGCCTCGGGCCAGGTCAGCGAGCGCGACGCGCAAGTGTTTCGCCACTGGTGCGCGCGCAGCCGCAAGCATGCCAATGCGTTTGCCGAGGCGCGCGCCGTGTGGGGCGCCATGGCGCCGGCCGCGCGCGCCGTCAAGCGGGCGCAGACGCCCGTGAACGTGGCGCGGCGCGCCTGGCTCGGTGGCGCCGTCGCCGCCTCACTGGGCTTGCTGGTGCTGCGCCCGCCCACGGACCTGTGGCCGGCCGTGGCGGGCCTCGCTGCCGACTACGCCACCGGCACGGGCGAGCAGCGCGAAGTGGCGCTCGATGGCGGTGTGCTGGTGCAGATGAATACGCAGACGCGCCTCGATGCGGCGCCGCTGCAGGATGGCGCCGCGTCGCTGGTGCTGCTGGCGGGGGAGGCGGAATTCCAGGCCGGCTTGCGCGGCGCGGCGAGGGTGCGCGTGCAGGCGGGCGACGGCACGGTGTCGGCCGGCAGCGCGCGCTTCAATATCCGCTTGTTCGGCCAGGAAGTGTGCGTGACCTGCCTGGCGGGCCGCCTGCGCGTGGCGCAGGCCGGCAACGATGCGGAACTGGCGGCGGGCCAGCAGCTGCGTTACCGGCCCGAGCATTTCGGCATCGCGCGTGCGGTGGCGAAGGGCGACGTCAGCGCGTGGCGCCAGCGCCTGCTGGTATTTAAACAAAGCACGCTGGCCGAGGTGGTGGACGAGGTGAACCGCTACCGTCCCGGCAAGCTGATCCTCAATGGCGAGGCCTTGAAGCACACGCGCGTGCAAGCGAGTTTTTCGCTCGACCGCCTCGACGATGTGATCGCCCTGATCCAGGACGCGTATGGCGCGCGGGTGACGCGGCTGCCGGGCGGCATCGTGCTGTTTGGCTAG
- a CDS encoding ShlB/FhaC/HecB family hemolysin secretion/activation protein — protein sequence MREMTTKGRDVPPAAPATALTMLCLAMLALPGMARAQDAVPAAAPVAAPVAAPERQVTIEEYLVRGNTVLDARAIEEAVTPFLGPGRTLKDVEGARDALVAAYQARGYQSVYVDLPEQQVEQGVVVLQVSETKVGRLRVVGAQYNSPLDVRQQVPALTEGKVPDFTQAQVELTALNRGPKRQVMPLVKQGSLSGTMDVDLKVDDSSPWRASIGLNNDYSADTKKLRSSMSVGHDNLWQLGHSATISFFGTPGDLNQTKVWSASYVAPIGTQGWSVEATGYQSNSNVASTGGTSVLGKGHALGMKVNYTVPNSGIWWHSFSAGIDFKDNQEALKLNGTGSNIPLKYVPLSVSYNGFAQTDAATYGLGLSLVAGTRAAFGYGSNSAAYDNKRYKASPSFLVLKGDANATYTLGSGAQLHGRMSGQLADAALVSGEQMAAGGANSVRGYLSAEATGDYGISGTVEWRTPQLTYFSRLENWRLFAFADGARLRLRDPMIEQKDLFGLASVGVGSSFQFLRYLNGRIDFAYPLRDGPRTHKHVRRINFNLSASY from the coding sequence ATGCGTGAAATGACAACCAAGGGCAGGGACGTGCCGCCAGCGGCGCCTGCGACCGCCTTGACGATGCTGTGCCTGGCCATGCTGGCGCTGCCCGGCATGGCGCGCGCGCAGGACGCGGTCCCGGCGGCCGCTCCTGTGGCCGCTCCTGTGGCCGCACCGGAACGGCAGGTGACGATCGAGGAATATCTGGTGCGCGGCAATACCGTGCTCGATGCGCGTGCCATCGAAGAGGCGGTGACGCCCTTTCTGGGGCCGGGCCGCACCCTGAAGGACGTGGAAGGGGCGCGCGACGCCCTCGTTGCTGCCTATCAAGCGCGCGGCTACCAGTCCGTCTACGTGGACTTGCCGGAGCAGCAGGTGGAGCAGGGCGTGGTGGTGCTGCAGGTGAGCGAAACGAAGGTGGGACGCTTGCGCGTCGTCGGTGCGCAATACAACTCGCCGCTCGACGTGCGCCAGCAAGTGCCTGCCCTGACGGAAGGCAAGGTGCCGGACTTTACGCAGGCGCAAGTGGAACTGACGGCCCTGAACCGCGGTCCCAAGCGCCAGGTGATGCCGCTGGTCAAGCAAGGCAGCCTGTCCGGCACCATGGACGTGGACTTGAAAGTGGACGACAGCAGCCCGTGGCGCGCCAGCATCGGCCTGAACAACGACTACAGCGCCGACACGAAGAAGCTGCGCAGCAGCATGTCGGTCGGCCACGACAACCTGTGGCAGCTCGGGCATAGCGCGACCATCAGCTTTTTCGGTACGCCGGGCGACCTGAACCAGACCAAGGTGTGGTCCGCCTCGTACGTGGCGCCGATCGGCACGCAGGGTTGGAGCGTGGAAGCGACCGGCTACCAGTCGAACAGCAATGTGGCCAGCACGGGCGGCACCAGCGTGCTGGGCAAGGGCCACGCGCTGGGCATGAAAGTCAATTACACGGTGCCCAACAGCGGCATCTGGTGGCACAGTTTTTCTGCCGGCATCGATTTCAAGGATAACCAGGAAGCCTTGAAACTCAATGGTACGGGCAGCAATATTCCGCTCAAGTACGTGCCCCTGAGCGTGTCGTATAACGGCTTTGCGCAGACGGATGCGGCGACGTATGGCCTGGGCCTGTCGCTGGTGGCCGGCACGCGCGCCGCGTTCGGCTATGGCAGCAACAGCGCCGCCTACGACAACAAGCGCTACAAGGCTTCGCCCAGCTTCCTCGTCCTGAAGGGCGACGCCAACGCCACCTACACCTTGGGCAGCGGCGCGCAGCTGCACGGGCGCATGTCGGGCCAGTTGGCCGACGCGGCGCTCGTGTCGGGCGAGCAGATGGCCGCCGGCGGCGCCAATTCCGTGCGCGGCTACCTGTCGGCCGAAGCGACGGGCGACTACGGCATTTCCGGCACCGTCGAATGGCGCACGCCCCAGCTGACGTATTTCAGCCGCCTGGAAAACTGGCGCCTGTTTGCCTTTGCCGATGGCGCGCGCCTGCGCCTGCGCGATCCGATGATCGAGCAGAAAGACCTGTTCGGCCTGGCCTCCGTGGGCGTGGGCAGCAGCTTCCAGTTCCTGCGCTACCTGAATGGCCGCATCGATTTCGCTTACCCGCTGCGCGATGGCCCGCGCACGCACAAACACGTGCGCCGCATCAATTTCAACCTGTCGGCCAGCTACTGA
- a CDS encoding DUF2341 domain-containing protein → MQRFLFLLTILGTLVPGLAHAWWQPDWAYRKPVTVDAGPKAGAVGGDPGRIPVLLRLHSGNFNFEGVSDNGADLRFVAGDDKTVLNHQIEQFNPLLGIALIWVDVPALTAGTPQQLWMYYGNPKAPASGNGQRTFDPDYSLVYHFTEPGVPSRDSTAYGNHAQTAVPALDGSVIGAGARLGTAPLMLPASPSLALAAGAPFTFSAWVRPDNLGPQQVLYARRDGANELLIGVDQGVPFVQVNGQRSKPGQPIQAAQWSHLAVKADKANVALYVGGRPAVSLATALPAFTTAASVGADAPPVASGTSTLNNFTGAIDELRLSRTARPDALLLADAVSQGSESRLAVFGADEQQAGKSHFGFIIAAMPLDAWIVVGVLGLMMVLSWIIMIGKGRSYGAISRANAQFMQSFHEAAGAPLDHLARNGKLSASVKTDSSLWRLYDVAIDEMRRRHDRGYDLNAVSNATIGAIRAAMDGVMVRESERMSKRMIWLSTTIEGAPYVGLFGTVIGIMLVFVVAAMAGAVDINSVAPGMAAALLCTAAGLGVAIPALFGYNWLSSRSDAIVADMAVFVDEFATRLAEEQGDGRQMRPVLQQA, encoded by the coding sequence ATGCAACGTTTTCTTTTTCTGCTCACGATCCTGGGCACGCTCGTTCCCGGCCTGGCGCATGCCTGGTGGCAGCCCGACTGGGCTTACCGCAAACCCGTCACCGTCGACGCCGGCCCGAAGGCGGGCGCCGTGGGCGGCGATCCCGGCCGCATTCCCGTGCTGCTGCGCTTGCATTCCGGTAACTTCAACTTCGAAGGCGTCAGCGACAACGGCGCCGACCTGCGCTTCGTGGCAGGCGACGACAAGACGGTGCTGAACCACCAGATCGAACAGTTCAACCCGCTGCTGGGCATCGCCCTGATCTGGGTCGACGTGCCGGCCCTGACGGCGGGCACGCCGCAGCAGCTGTGGATGTACTACGGCAATCCGAAGGCGCCCGCTTCCGGCAATGGCCAGCGTACTTTCGACCCCGACTACAGCCTGGTGTACCACTTCACCGAGCCTGGCGTGCCTTCGCGCGACAGCACCGCCTACGGCAACCATGCCCAGACGGCCGTGCCGGCGCTGGACGGTTCCGTCATCGGCGCCGGCGCCCGCCTGGGTACGGCACCGCTGATGCTGCCTGCCTCGCCTTCGCTGGCGCTGGCCGCCGGCGCGCCCTTCACCTTTTCCGCCTGGGTACGTCCCGATAACCTGGGCCCGCAGCAAGTGCTGTATGCGCGCCGCGACGGCGCCAATGAATTGCTGATCGGCGTCGACCAGGGCGTGCCTTTCGTGCAGGTGAATGGCCAGCGCAGCAAGCCAGGCCAACCGATCCAGGCCGCGCAATGGTCGCACCTGGCCGTGAAAGCCGATAAAGCCAACGTGGCCCTGTACGTGGGCGGCCGTCCGGCCGTGTCGCTGGCCACCGCGCTGCCAGCCTTCACGACGGCCGCCTCGGTGGGCGCCGATGCGCCGCCGGTCGCCTCCGGTACCTCCACCCTGAACAACTTCACGGGCGCCATCGACGAGCTGCGCCTGTCGCGCACGGCCCGTCCCGATGCCCTGCTGCTGGCCGACGCCGTCTCGCAAGGTTCCGAATCGCGCCTGGCCGTGTTTGGCGCCGATGAACAGCAGGCGGGCAAAAGCCATTTCGGCTTCATCATCGCCGCCATGCCGCTCGACGCGTGGATCGTCGTCGGCGTGCTGGGCCTGATGATGGTCTTGTCGTGGATCATCATGATCGGCAAGGGCCGCAGCTATGGCGCCATCTCGCGCGCCAATGCGCAATTCATGCAGTCGTTCCACGAAGCAGCCGGCGCGCCGCTCGACCACCTGGCGCGCAACGGCAAGCTGAGCGCTTCCGTGAAGACGGATTCCTCGCTGTGGCGCCTGTATGACGTGGCCATCGACGAAATGCGCCGCCGCCATGACCGCGGCTACGACTTGAACGCGGTCTCGAACGCGACCATCGGCGCCATCCGCGCCGCCATGGATGGCGTGATGGTGCGCGAAAGCGAACGCATGTCGAAACGCATGATCTGGCTCTCGACCACCATCGAAGGCGCGCCATATGTCGGCCTGTTCGGCACCGTGATCGGCATCATGCTGGTGTTCGTCGTGGCGGCCATGGCCGGCGCCGTGGACATCAACTCGGTGGCGCCGGGCATGGCGGCAGCGCTGCTGTGTACGGCGGCCGGCCTGGGCGTGGCGATTCCCGCCCTGTTCGGCTACAACTGGCTGTCCTCGCGTTCGGACGCCATCGTTGCCGACATGGCCGTCTTCGTCGATGAGTTCGCCACGCGCCTGGCTGAAGAGCAGGGCGACGGACGCCAGATGCGTCCCGTGCTGCAACAGGCGTGA
- a CDS encoding DEAD/DEAH box helicase, which yields MDFTRDETSETPVAPASAPGAPLPYAVATWLQRVEAAAHPKAVLTIAEPDPKLNQHRLIYVLAPTSGGRHVALCLYKARLRPNGDVAAASPISEIFSLLSAPPTFLTPADEDLVRFFVAMRSGQNSQTGSATEPKGKVGAALLKMLAEQDKLLWANSWADVGNGLVYPLKEGPVRPARLFWRDEGKTMRLGWQVDPPEGAKHHGADQIDYMLPTDPPWYIDNLSCGVLELNQGGSDISLADLQALVAQAPPLNANDKVRVSQLLLAQGLQHLMPLPQPLPQRLRKDVPAQPVLLLDSAMLADGSAQRWSDFAVLSYDYDGERVAFDPSQRVVRQVGDVTEIIQRNTVDEARALATLAELQFKKPGSAPLSGLKGALQLPSQAEWLRFAEAGIDALRKQGWIVEKTAKYRYDVSDVGDWYAEIDDQDPDSGNAWFELELGIVVNHERVPLLPVLVQLIRNAPNDFNPKVIEAHADDDQMLATLQDGTRVALPWGRVRPILNTLGELYFSDKIKHAVRMSTLDAARLEELARGLDMQWTGGEQLRAMGRKLSQFGSVQKVAAPAGLQATLRDYQADGLAWMQFLRDHDLAGILADDMGLGKTVQTLAHILVEKEAGRLTHPALVIAPTSLMGNWQDEAAKFAPSLKVLLLQGKDRAQQFDQIDQCDLVLTTYALLPRDEETLREHDFHLVILDESHYIKNTRSKAAQSAGLLRARHRLCLSGTPLENHLGELWSQFHFLLPGLLGDEKTFNTQFRHPIERQDDPLRRMLLNRRIKPFLLRRTKDNVAKELPPKTEMVRKVELTGPQRDLYETVRLAMDQKVREEIDKKGVARSQIVILEALLKLRQVCCDPRLVKSLPAKKQTAGSAKLLDLMQMVEDLLDEGRKILVFSQFTSMLELIEEELESRDIPYALLTGETKDRGAQVAAFQQGAVPIFLISLKAGGVGLNLTAADTVIHYDPWWNPAAENQATDRAWRIGQDKPVFVYKLIAKGTLEEKIQLLQQKKSELAQSILAEGESQKMALTQEDLQQIFAPLED from the coding sequence ATGGATTTTACCCGCGACGAAACCAGTGAAACCCCAGTTGCCCCGGCCAGTGCGCCGGGAGCGCCTTTACCGTATGCCGTCGCCACCTGGCTGCAGCGGGTGGAGGCTGCCGCCCATCCGAAGGCCGTGCTGACCATTGCCGAGCCTGATCCCAAACTCAACCAGCACCGGCTGATCTACGTGCTGGCGCCCACCAGCGGTGGCCGCCACGTGGCCCTGTGCCTGTACAAGGCGCGGCTGCGGCCGAATGGGGACGTGGCGGCGGCTTCTCCCATCAGCGAAATCTTTTCCCTGCTGTCGGCGCCGCCCACGTTCCTGACGCCAGCCGACGAAGACCTCGTGCGTTTCTTCGTGGCCATGCGCAGCGGGCAGAATTCGCAGACGGGCAGCGCCACGGAGCCGAAGGGCAAGGTGGGTGCGGCCCTGCTGAAAATGCTGGCCGAGCAGGATAAATTGTTGTGGGCCAATTCCTGGGCCGACGTCGGCAATGGTCTCGTGTATCCGTTGAAGGAAGGTCCCGTGCGTCCCGCGCGCCTGTTCTGGCGCGACGAAGGCAAGACCATGCGCCTGGGCTGGCAAGTGGACCCGCCGGAAGGCGCGAAACACCACGGCGCCGACCAGATCGACTACATGCTGCCCACCGATCCGCCGTGGTACATCGACAACCTGTCGTGCGGCGTGCTGGAATTGAACCAGGGCGGCTCCGACATTTCCCTGGCCGACTTGCAGGCGCTGGTGGCGCAGGCGCCGCCATTGAACGCGAACGACAAGGTGCGCGTGTCGCAATTGCTGCTGGCGCAGGGCTTGCAGCATTTGATGCCGCTGCCGCAGCCGTTACCGCAGCGCTTGCGCAAGGACGTGCCGGCGCAGCCGGTCTTGCTGCTCGACAGCGCCATGCTGGCCGATGGCAGCGCGCAGCGCTGGAGTGACTTCGCCGTGCTGTCCTACGACTACGATGGCGAGCGCGTCGCGTTCGACCCGTCGCAGCGCGTGGTGCGGCAAGTGGGCGACGTGACGGAAATTATCCAGAGAAATACGGTCGATGAAGCGCGCGCGCTGGCGACGTTGGCCGAGCTGCAATTCAAGAAGCCGGGCTCCGCCCCCTTGAGCGGCTTGAAGGGCGCCTTGCAACTGCCTTCCCAGGCGGAATGGCTGCGTTTTGCCGAGGCCGGCATCGACGCCTTGCGCAAACAGGGCTGGATCGTGGAAAAAACGGCCAAGTACCGCTACGACGTGAGCGACGTGGGCGACTGGTACGCGGAAATCGACGACCAGGATCCGGACAGCGGCAACGCCTGGTTCGAGCTGGAACTGGGCATCGTCGTCAACCACGAGCGCGTGCCGCTGCTGCCCGTGCTGGTGCAGCTGATCCGCAACGCGCCCAACGATTTCAACCCGAAAGTCATCGAAGCGCATGCCGACGATGACCAGATGCTGGCGACCTTGCAGGACGGCACGCGCGTGGCCCTGCCGTGGGGCAGGGTGCGCCCCATCCTGAACACGCTGGGCGAACTGTATTTCAGCGACAAGATCAAGCATGCCGTGCGCATGTCGACGCTGGATGCGGCGCGCCTGGAAGAGCTGGCGCGGGGCCTGGACATGCAATGGACGGGCGGCGAGCAGCTGCGCGCCATGGGCCGCAAGCTGAGCCAGTTCGGTTCCGTGCAAAAAGTGGCGGCCCCAGCCGGCTTGCAGGCGACCCTGCGCGACTACCAGGCCGATGGCCTGGCGTGGATGCAATTCCTGCGCGACCATGACCTGGCGGGGATTCTGGCCGATGACATGGGCTTAGGTAAAACTGTGCAGACCCTGGCGCATATCCTGGTGGAAAAGGAAGCGGGCCGTTTGACGCATCCGGCCCTGGTGATTGCACCGACGAGTCTGATGGGCAACTGGCAGGACGAGGCAGCAAAATTTGCGCCCAGCCTGAAAGTGCTGCTGCTGCAAGGCAAGGACCGCGCCCAGCAATTCGACCAGATCGACCAATGCGACCTGGTGCTGACCACCTACGCCCTGTTGCCGCGCGACGAGGAAACCCTGCGCGAGCACGATTTCCATCTGGTCATCCTTGACGAATCGCACTACATCAAGAATACGCGCAGCAAGGCGGCGCAAAGCGCGGGCCTGTTGCGCGCGCGCCATCGCCTGTGCCTGTCCGGCACGCCGCTGGAAAATCACCTGGGCGAGCTGTGGTCGCAATTCCACTTCCTACTGCCGGGCTTGCTGGGCGACGAGAAGACCTTCAATACGCAATTCCGCCATCCGATCGAGCGCCAGGACGACCCGCTGCGCCGCATGCTCCTGAACCGCCGCATCAAGCCTTTCCTGCTGCGCCGCACGAAGGACAATGTGGCCAAAGAACTCCCGCCGAAGACGGAAATGGTGCGCAAGGTGGAATTGACTGGGCCGCAACGCGACCTGTATGAAACCGTGCGTCTGGCGATGGATCAAAAGGTGCGCGAAGAAATCGACAAGAAGGGCGTGGCGCGCAGCCAGATCGTCATCCTCGAAGCGCTGCTGAAACTGCGCCAGGTCTGCTGCGATCCGCGCCTGGTGAAATCCTTGCCGGCGAAGAAGCAGACGGCCGGTTCGGCCAAGCTGCTCGACCTGATGCAGATGGTGGAAGACTTGCTTGACGAAGGGCGCAAGATTCTTGTGTTCTCGCAATTTACCAGCATGCTGGAATTGATCGAGGAAGAACTCGAGTCGCGCGACATTCCCTACGCCTTGCTGACGGGCGAGACGAAAGACCGGGGCGCGCAAGTGGCGGCTTTCCAGCAGGGCGCCGTGCCGATCTTCCTGATCAGCCTGAAAGCGGGCGGCGTCGGCCTGAACCTGACGGCGGCCGACACGGTCATCCACTACGATCCGTGGTGGAACCCGGCGGCGGAAAACCAGGCCACGGACCGCGCCTGGCGCATCGGCCAGGACAAGCCCGTGTTCGTCTACAAGCTGATCGCGAAGGGCACGCTGGAAGAAAAAATCCAGCTGCTGCAGCAAAAGAAATCGGAACTGGCGCAATCGATCCTGGCCGAAGGCGAATCGCAGAAGATGGCCCTCACGCAGGAAGACTTGCAGCAGATTTTCGCCCCGTTGGAAGATTAA
- a CDS encoding ExbD/TolR family protein, producing the protein MATSAKFTPRKRSGGINITPFVDVLLVVLVIFILTSNASIPGIKVDLPKASSAVALEKPKTKAITIDNAGQVFLDAYPVTLPELEERLRTEKALTPDFPVIVRGDAAVQYAKVVEVLDLLRRIDLNQVGLVTGKPA; encoded by the coding sequence ATGGCCACCTCCGCCAAGTTTACCCCCCGCAAGCGTAGCGGCGGCATCAACATCACGCCCTTCGTCGACGTGCTGCTGGTGGTGCTGGTGATCTTCATCTTGACCAGCAACGCCAGCATTCCCGGCATCAAGGTCGACCTGCCCAAGGCCAGTTCGGCCGTGGCGCTGGAAAAACCGAAGACCAAGGCCATCACCATCGACAACGCGGGCCAGGTCTTCCTCGACGCCTATCCCGTCACCTTGCCCGAGCTGGAAGAGCGCCTGCGCACGGAAAAGGCCCTGACGCCCGACTTCCCCGTAATCGTGCGCGGCGATGCCGCCGTGCAATACGCGAAAGTGGTCGAAGTGCTGGACTTGTTGCGCCGCATCGACCTGAACCAGGTGGGCCTGGTGACCGGCAAGCCGGCATGA
- a CDS encoding putative porin translates to MNSLFSPSQRLRRLPLALAALALSVAAGAAQAQSAAPADSTMVKLIRGLIQSGALNKDAGEALLAQAQSEALAAAQARPAAAPAALAQVQAGDVRVPYISQTVREQIRDEIKGQVMAEAKAGGWAAPNETPAWTKRIRLEGDVRARYESRYYDMANSNIEIDWRSLNSGSGYDVNSNTNLALPALLNTREDRKHLLRARARLGILADISDSTQAGIRLASGNDDSPVSTTQTLGGGLGKKNIWLDQAWLSYQPASWLKLTAGRFDNPFVSGDELFSSELNFDGIAAKVQQPLGDSKDVTVFGTLGLIPLEYSSDNAPSRSQAKMSSENKWLLGAQVGASWKINSDHQLRGALAYYNFRNISGEYSQPCALYAGADGCSTDWSRPSSMQKGNSLMLLRNIALNPLDPANTPQPQFVGLASKFRLANLNARWDSKVAGGTDLRIEGDYVRNMAYDKNAMWARAKGGIMNNFGGTGGVSQADFRSGGNAYMLQATLGKASPAARGDWNVLLGYKRIEPDALPDAYNDSTFHLGGTNARGYYLGGAYALDKNTWLNGRWTSSREVFGSALSIDTLQIELNARF, encoded by the coding sequence ATGAATTCCTTATTTTCTCCCTCGCAGCGCCTGCGCCGCCTTCCGCTGGCGCTGGCTGCCCTGGCCCTGAGCGTGGCGGCAGGCGCAGCACAAGCCCAGTCCGCGGCACCGGCCGACAGCACCATGGTCAAACTGATCCGCGGTCTGATCCAGAGCGGCGCCCTGAATAAGGATGCCGGCGAAGCACTGCTGGCGCAGGCGCAGAGTGAAGCGCTGGCCGCGGCGCAAGCCCGCCCGGCCGCCGCGCCGGCGGCCCTGGCGCAGGTACAGGCGGGCGACGTGCGCGTGCCGTATATTTCGCAAACCGTGCGCGAGCAGATCCGCGACGAGATCAAGGGCCAGGTCATGGCCGAGGCAAAAGCAGGCGGCTGGGCCGCGCCGAATGAAACGCCGGCCTGGACCAAGCGCATCCGCCTGGAAGGCGATGTGCGCGCGCGCTACGAATCGCGCTATTACGACATGGCCAACAGCAATATCGAGATCGACTGGCGTTCGCTCAACAGCGGCAGCGGCTACGACGTCAATTCGAATACCAACCTGGCCCTGCCGGCGCTGCTGAACACGCGCGAAGACCGCAAGCACTTGCTGCGCGCCCGCGCGCGCCTGGGCATCCTGGCCGACATTTCCGACAGCACGCAAGCGGGCATCCGCCTGGCCAGCGGCAATGACGACAGCCCCGTGTCCACCACGCAAACCCTCGGTGGCGGCCTGGGCAAGAAGAACATCTGGCTGGACCAGGCCTGGCTGTCTTACCAGCCCGCTTCCTGGCTGAAACTGACGGCGGGCCGTTTCGATAACCCGTTCGTTTCCGGCGATGAACTGTTTTCCAGCGAACTCAATTTCGACGGCATCGCCGCCAAGGTGCAGCAACCCCTCGGCGACAGCAAGGACGTCACCGTGTTTGGTACCCTGGGCCTGATTCCGCTCGAGTATTCATCCGACAATGCTCCTAGCCGCAGCCAGGCCAAGATGTCCAGCGAAAACAAGTGGCTGCTGGGCGCGCAAGTGGGCGCTTCGTGGAAGATCAATAGCGACCATCAGTTGCGCGGCGCACTGGCTTACTACAACTTCCGCAATATCAGCGGCGAGTATTCGCAGCCGTGCGCCCTGTACGCGGGCGCCGATGGCTGCAGCACGGACTGGTCGCGTCCATCGAGCATGCAAAAAGGCAATAGCTTGATGCTGCTGCGCAATATCGCTCTGAACCCGCTGGACCCGGCGAATACGCCGCAGCCGCAATTCGTGGGCCTGGCCTCGAAATTCCGCCTGGCCAATCTGAATGCGCGCTGGGATAGCAAGGTTGCCGGCGGCACGGACTTGCGCATCGAAGGCGATTATGTGCGCAACATGGCTTACGACAAGAACGCCATGTGGGCGCGCGCCAAGGGCGGCATCATGAACAACTTCGGCGGCACGGGCGGCGTCTCGCAAGCCGATTTCCGGAGCGGCGGCAATGCCTACATGCTGCAGGCGACCTTGGGCAAGGCCAGCCCTGCGGCGCGCGGCGATTGGAACGTGTTGCTCGGCTACAAGCGCATCGAACCGGATGCCTTGCCTGACGCCTACAACGATTCCACCTTCCACCTGGGCGGCACGAATGCGCGCGGCTACTACCTGGGCGGCGCGTATGCGCTCGACAAGAATACCTGGCTGAACGGCCGCTGGACGTCGAGCCGCGAAGTGTTCGGTTCGGCACTGTCGATCGACACCCTGCAAATCGAATTGAACGCGCGTTTTTAA